gatttttctatagaacaacgggcagtttaactcaggacaaacaagagactcatgaacaactatcactaaacaaacaaacaaaagaaacagctattgatcattcaggaaacaacacagtattaagaatcaaccatatgtaaacttttgaacggggacatttttataaatgtaactattatttacgtatgtaaatgtcttttatgtgaaaaataacatgcattttgtacaataCCTCTTATTTTcctaaataattaacattttgcagattctgcaagttgtatgtaaatttttgacctcaactgtagagctatgtgtggatttttaaacttttaaactcaCCTGCACCTCTAAATGCTTGATACAAAAACACCACTGATATCGCCACTATTAAAATTATTGTCCAGAAGGCTGtgtctgttaaaaaaacaacaacagttttCTTTTGCAAAGGACTTCAGGGatatttaaattaagaaattaaacagttttactaatactacataaaattattttgcatatGAATATAACACTTTTTTCATTGATTAGTTTGCTCTGTaagtttacataaaaaaatactatttgtgAAAAAATCAAGGGTAGcttaacacaaaaaaatctcTTACCTGGCTCAGGTTCGTTCACAGTCAGAGTGGCATCAGTTGGTGTTTCTAAAGCGGGATGAGACACCCTACAGGTGATAACCGTTCCAGGTGGGTTTTTATCAGGCTGAAGGGTGAGGTGAGAGGAGAGGGAAAATGTTCCATCACTGTGCTGCCGGTGACTAGAGAGGGAGGATTCTTTCGACAAAGAGACAGGCTCTTCTTCGGAAGGCGCCTGGGAAAACCACTCCACCTACAGGAACACAGGCTGTCAGGAAACAAGGACAGACTCCAAAACAAGATCAGAATATGGTTTTGTACTTATTCTGACCTGGACATCCAGAGGATAGTAGCGATGACAATGGCAGCTCAGTTTCTGGGGTGTCGTATCCTGAAATGTCAGTTTCTCCTCGGATAGTGTGACACGAGGAGGTTCTGGGTAAAGAAATAGGATGGAatctttcattaatttatttcaaataaaatgtaaggaAATAGATgtgaacaaattattaaaacaccTTTCTATAGAATATTAAAAGGCTTTTTGACCCTGCTCAGTGTATGCCAATGAAAGACTCACGTGTGATGTGCAGCTGCACGATCTGTTGAGTCTGAAACTCTCCAGAGCCGACAGTGCAGATGTATGTGCCCTCATCTGTGACCTTTAACCTCTTCAGAGTCAGAGACGCATTACCGTCCCGCACCAGAAGATCTGCTTCAGCACTTGTGTTGTTCCGGTCCACAAATACTGTAGTGTATAACAGTAGTGTGATATTTAGCATCCAAACATGTTTTCCTTTAAACATCTGAATTCTTCTCACTTACAGTCTTGTTCCACGTCTGTTTCTGTTTCCCTCGCTTTCATATCAAGAATTTTACGGCCATTTCCTCTGTGTTGTATGCGCCACTCAAGGGCCACATCCTGCCCAGGGACGGAGTTCTTCTGTCTAAAGCCACAGTCTAACAGTGCATCACCCCCGATTGGAGCCTCGACTGATGGGACGCGTGAAAACACCACAAACACAACTGGGTAGAGTGGGAAAGATGACAGAAACAATCATTCTCCTTTGTATTATAGACCCATAAGTATTAgattcaataaattaattataactgAACATACATTATAAAATCATCAGACACTTGTTCATATTCACCATcagatttttgaaataaatcaaaacaaggTTTGAAACAGCATGATGTAATCACATGACGTTTGAATCAAGCTCCAAACTactcatttaaaattaaagattGGTAAAGGTTTATAAAGCAGTGTTTTGAAAGCACCCATCACTTATGATTTATTGTTAGATTCTTTTTAGAGTAgcttaatttgttttcaaagAGCGCAACCATTTTTTTAGAGAACACAAACTCTGTTCAAAGTTTACacctctggctcttaatgcatcgttttttcttttggagcatcagtgagtgtttgatccttctgtaatagttgcatatgagtccctcagttattctcagtgtgaaaagatggatctgaaaatcatagtcattgttggaaagggttcaaatacacatctTTTTGTGAGAAAACACAACTGTTTTGTTAGAGAACGCAAACTTTTTTTAGAATGAAAACGCTTTGTGAGAAAACAAACGTTTAGTGAGGGAAAGTAAATGTTTTGTGAGAACACGAACGTTTACTGAGAACACAAACGTTTTGTGAGataaagtaaatgttttgtgagaatgcaaatgttttgtacaAGTAAACGATTAGTGAGAGAAAGTGAATGTTTTTTGAGAGAACACAAACGTTTTGTGAGataaagtaaatgttttgtGAGAACGCGAACTTTTTGTGAgagaacgcaaatgttttgttaGAGAACAGAAACGTTTTGTTAGAGAATGTAAACATTTCttgagagaacgcaaaagttttgtgaGAACGCAAACATTTTGTGAGagaacacaaatgttttgttaGAAAACGGAAACCTTTTGTTAGAGAATGCAAAAGTTTTTGAGAGAATGCAAAAGTTTAGTGATAGAACACATTTTATGAGagaatgtaaatgttttgtaacgTTTGTATGTGTCAAACATTTAGtgagaatgcaaatgttttgtgagataaagtaaatgttttgtgagaatgcaaatgttttgtacaAGTAAATGTTTAGTGGGAGAACGTTTAGTGAaagaaagtaaacatttttcaaGAGAACGCAAACGTTTTGtgagaaaacaaacattttgtgaGATAAAGTAAATGTTTTGAGAGAACGTGAATGTCTTGTGAgagaacgcaaatgttttgttagaaaacaaaaacgttttgTTAGAGAACAGAATTTTAGTGAGAGATAGACTTTTTGAGTGAACGCAAAAGTTTAGTGATagaacacaaatgttttatgagagaatgtaaatgttttgttacaGAACGGAAACCTTTTGTgagaaaatgctgtttttatttagaaaaccCAAATATTTTGTGAGAGAACccaaatgttttgtgaaagaatgcaaatgttttgtgagagaaaataatttttgtacgagaatgcaaagtttctcagTGAAGCTATATTTTTGCGACCCCAGTACTTTGGTGAGAGAAAGCAAAGCTTCTTGGGGGAATGCAATACTTTTGCTAAATGTAAGTGTTTATTGAGAAAATGCTAATTTCTTGGGGAAATGCAATAATAGTTTGTGAGTGAATGCAAAGTTTGTGGGTGAAcagaatatagatagatagatagatagatagacagacagatagaaacaCAGAccaaaatattaacatattacaatattaccCTCTGTCAGCAATGTTCCAGATTGGCTGAGAGGCAGGTTCAGTTTACTCTGCATAAGTGGTTCTGTGTCAGATTTTGCTGTGTCACCGTGAAGCGTTTGCAGGACAAGAGTAAGGCTAATGCCTCCACCTTCCAGCTGAACTGAACCAATAAAATGAGCAGGTAGCGAATCCATCTCAGCACCCCGAGGAACATAACGGCTGATCTCACAAACCACTTCTTGTTCATTGCAATCAGCATGAAGAAGCAAGTCTGCGTTAGGAATCTGAATGGATGGTACTGTGGGGTGAGAAACAATGGAGGAAGAAAgatattgtatgtttttatgtttaaacatgTAGTTGCTGACTTTAAATTCAGTCCACTTACAGGTCATCTCAAAGATGAGATCGTCAGCGTTAGGGGTCTCAGGGGGGTTATATGGGGTCACGAGCTCTGGCGACAGACCATCATTCCCAACAAGATCCTTGAAGACCAGAGTAGAGGGAGTGCGCTTAAACATTGCCCCGCCCATCATGCCTCCCATCCCGCCCCCTTCCTCGATAAGAGAGCAGGACAGGACCACATCAGCTCCCTCCAGCCCTGTGACGAGAGCACATTCACTCAAACAGCAGGGGGCGCCAAATCTAACAAAACCAGactattgaaaataaaaccgaAAGCAAAAGGATCATTCTGAGCCATTAATCGATTTAACGTCTAAAAACCTAGCATTTTTATGACGTAAACTAATATAAAACCTACCTATGCAAATATGCAAGCACCTCGGCTGAAAACAATATAGGAGCACGAATAAATGTCGAAAACTCACCATAAACCAACGACAGGAAGACGAGGATTGTAAACATCACCGAGCAGCTCCTGACAAGATAACTAATAATTTTGCTAAATGTCGCTTATAATATGCTTAGCTTACATTAAATGAGGGAAAACGCATTTTAAGATGGAGACAGCTCTCTGCTAGGCTAACAACGAAACTCGATTCGTGATACATTCAGTAGATGGTATACTTTCACTTTTAGTGCTTCCTTATTGGCAAATTCAAAATAAGAGTTAAGTTTTCCGTTtaagtttaatattatttatatgtgaGATATTTTGTCCATCCATTTAAAAGGTTATAATCTacgtgattaaaaaaaaaaaaaaaaaaatccaacaatCCTGCTCTTACAGTTACAGTCTTACAGTATCCTTGCAGGAAAATACACAAAGGTACGAAGTGTTATGTAGCTAaacatttatgtgttttaaaacaaaattgtttttgtgcAGGGCCGCGTATGATTCACTCCAGTGACAATTTTCAATGTGGGTTTATGAAAGTAATTTTCTGTACAGACACAGACACAAGTCTTGGCTGCTAAAAagctagacaaaaaaaaaaaaaaaaaaaaaaaactgtagctTATTAATTAACTCACTGATTCATCTTGTCATAGTGGGGCATGTTGTAACAAAGGGACTTGTTATAAAACAGCCTATTGTAAGTGTTTCTTCagcatttaaataagaaacacaaaacaattaaaatagagcaaaaatataataaataacataaggtAAGGTAAGGAGATCGAGCGTACGATGGGAAGATCTGGTGTATGCATGAATGTGAACGTTTTCTGTGATTtgaggtaatttaccataggtATATAGTGTTGAAGGATCCTTAGATCCTTCCATGcaaattattgtgttgtgtttacattttctgtttgtttttaatttcatttataatcatttatttacataattattcataaacattttacaatcattagtcattcacataattcatatttaattatttatttgattatttaagtatttatcatttattcatttattcatatatattattcatttatatgtttttatatttcttattattttccttgcttatgcattttctttattgttcagttccatgattgtggggtttcatgaattgtttggtctaagaaatagataacggggatgtttatggaaattcaaggtttatgggatgttaaatccgtttgatatatcattgttCTTTGAGCTGTACTCCCCAGACGAAGTCTGaacattgagacatacgcaactaaaactgttcaataaattctgttatacctttttttaccatcatcacttcgtctcctgcttctgctcttttctggctTTCATCGGTCAACTtcataactgacagaaacctgcttGTTAGTGGGGTTGGGGTAACTACAACTTGCTGACTAGTTGTCCTGTTAccgaaagactgatattttctgacgggatctggtgtccAGGGCTGGATCCTAATTGTCTGGCGTAGGGACCTGATCTAACAGTGTTTTTGAATCTTTTTTGAGTGTTATATAGCACCAGCGGTTGTCCAATCTCCATAAAACACGCATGCTTGCTTAGAATaacctgttgcatgtgctcaccaggttttgtgaagttttgagttttcatttaggctttataggcttttgggtatatatggaaaggccccttttctaaacgaccctgttatagcttcccaaagggtaaatttcaacatttttataattattgccCCGAGAGTCCAGAATTGTACTGCACTGTACattgtgtgttttatgtatatgtgaaaaaaacatgcaatataCAATtgttatatacaatatacaatctCCAGTGGCCGATTTTCTTCAAATTTCTCAgagacctttggggccgtgagtcaaacaggcccaccaagtaTTGTCCCAAGCGACCTTGTTAACCTTGTttaataggtgctcaaagtcCATTGGCCTATGGCatccatgttttttgagatatgcaagCTTCCTTATTGCCACTTGttgcactttggaccaagaccgtgcacatcGATTTTCATGTCGATAGGACAAATTGTAAACAATTGTACATTGcacagtttttttgcacatacacaTATCATATGaaagaactcctcattccagacaaTTTTGCCTCTAGAACTACTGCTGTTAATCACACAGTTTAATTCTGATTAAGAAgatgtcaaaaacctacttttgcgaactagttcTAGGTCTTTCACTCAATcttgaaaaaaacactgcagtacaattctctagaCTCTCAAGGCCaataattctcaaaaaaaagttgaatctACACTTTGTGAAGCTGTAAcaggggtcgtttagaaaaggggcctgtccaaatgtaaccaaaatcctgtaaagcctaaaggaaaactcaaaacgtCATGAAACCTGCtaagcacatgcgacaggtgattctaaacaagcatgcaaagttttaatgggatcggaccacagctggcactataacattcataaaagtttaaaagaaaaaacctTTTCAATGGTAAATTACCAGGaattgccaaaaatgctttttttaaataattgatttaggtggttacaggcttgctaaataatgtcttttttcatatgtgcttaaatgtcttaaagcgcttgaaccccggtaatcacTGCTTCTagctgtatatatttttttataattatattcattCCACGAGTCTTCCAGCACTGGTTTTGCTCTGATCGGGTGAAAAGCCTAGGACTAGTACGCAAAGTAGGTTTTTCAGGAAATTCCAaaaacataagacacttgagcctgcaacGAACGGTTTGGTAGTTATGAGCGATTTATCGCGATTTATCGTGATTTAATCATCCCaatcaggccgattggggcgagccaCGATACTGTACCATCCCTCCAAAGTTCCAGTCTCtgtgacttacggtttggtctgcccgtacagttttacgtggagattgctgatccttggccatttttataattacaataGGGTTAACCTCTAATAACGTACAAGAACATCAAGATCTATTCCGTTGGCCACAATAAATGATCAGTTGTCCTGCTGTAACATAACAAAAAAcgataaaaattaattaagccACATACTGGGGAAAACATAAACAGAAAAGCTACCTTTACGATTGGCTTCCTGGTCAgattaatgtgttaaaaaaaaaaaaaaaaaaaaaaaacaactacataCAGATAAGCTACAGTAAAAAAGAAGAAGCTGACAGTGTGGTTATGGTGTTAATGAATTGCATAGCACTACTCAAACTCTGGGTCACGGTATATGACCTGTTTCTCAGAAAACACCAGAAACCTGTTTGGAAACTTGTCAGATGCAGCTTAAAGGTTTTCGTATTCATATTGTTTCTGATTGGGGAACACTAACAACAGCACTGCAACAGAAATCAGAATGAATCAGCAGTCATGAGACTCATTGCCAGCAAATACCCCCAGGGTTAAAGACTGAACCTTCTTATGTAGACGGTGATGGAGACACCTGTGCCTGCATAATTATACACACACCTAAAGCCTGGGAAACAAATGCGAGTCAGAGGGTGTGTTTGCATATTAAAGTGTGAAACTAATTGTGCTTTCAAACGCAATTCTCCGAAAATCAGAGACAGGGGATCATTAACATAAAACCGCTATTTAGCAAAAGCAGGGACATATAGACAATCATGCAAATTTCatacaaatgataaaacagCTAACAGAACGATAGTAAAAATAACGATTTACTTCAAGTTCATGGTTAAATACTACAAGTTAAGCTACTGTAGCAGATAcatgtgccaaaaaaaaaaaaaagtttagggttggttACGTTTTTTGAAagtcttcttttttttgaaagaagtcttttatgctcatcaaggctgcctttacttgatccaaatacagtaaaattgcaatattttaaaatattattacaataactgtctatttgaatatatttaatatcagtatttatttatgttttggcaaacctgaattttgagcatcattactcgtcttcagcatcacacgatttgtcagaaatcattctaatatgctgaaacgctcaagaaataatatttcttattagtaTCTTGACAGCAGCTCTTAATATTACTGCTGACTATTTTGTGCACATTTTCCAGATTATCTCACTTTTGATAAACGTAATGCATCCTAGctcaaaagtattaattacttattaaaGTAATAACAATGTGCACATAACGGATTATAGATGTTTGTGAAAGTTGAACATCTGGTTTTTCTCTTGCTGCAGGTTTTTTAAGTGACTAAAACTTCAACTGGTCAGACGACAGTTTCCCAAATTAATACGTGTGAATGCAAGACAGTAAAGATTGTTTATTCAACTGATAAAATAAGccataaaaaatatgtacaagtttttttttttcatcaaaacatcAACATTCAACACAATGAAGAAAATGTGTAAACTATACATTCATGTAACACGCAAGGTAAAAGTACAGTGTAGCATTTGGCCCATTCTTCAATGTATGCTATTTGTTGTGCATATTACAACGTCTTCCTACAATAAGAGTATCTATATAGATCTCTTTTATGTTCCAATATTATGCAAGAATACAGGAAAAGACTGAATGCATGCAAAAGTCTGGTATTTTTTTAGGGCTTCACACTGTTGGCCTCAAGGGGGAGACAGcacatcaaagaaaaaaagccaTAAAACTTAACGGCATATTATAGTGCTTTGGAAGAGCATTTTATGTGTTGCTCattataaagtttatttaaccaagTTAAACTGTACCAgcaggtccactgaagtgcatTCCCAAGTCAACGACTTCCAAAAGCGTTTTCCtcttttaatattcataaaagaGCTCATAAGAGGCAAACAGAGTCACAGAATGGATTGTGTGCTGTTTCAGGGTAACAAAAGTCCTCCCAGCAGAACCGTGTTTGTTGTGGCACAAGCATTTAGATTTCAGTGAGAGTGACCCGGAAACAATCCGCCTGATTTTCAATGGAAAGGATGAACGTGTCCTCATTGCAGTAGTGCTCAATGATGTTGTCGTCCATGTTGACTAGGATACTAGTGgtagaatgaaaatgaaaatgtaagacTTTAACTGATAATGTAAACAATTAAACGCATTCAGCGCTAGTATGTTTACTCACCCTTTCTTGCTTTTCTTATAGATTTTAGTCATCTTCTCCACAGGAATAGAATATTTGCCTGATATCTTGAAGAGAAGAAAGAGAACTTAATCCAAACAGCAgcttaaagaagttcactttcagaatgaaaatttcctgagaactgactcacccccatgtcatccaagatattcatatcctttttttcttcagtcgcaaagaaattgagttttttgaggaaaccattccaggatttttctctatatagtggacttcaatggcggccaatgggttgaaggactgaattgcagtttcaatgcaacgTCAAAGGGCTTTACACGATCAAAGCCAAGGAATAAaagtcttacctagcgaaacgatcagtcatttacttaaaaaaaaatacaaatgtatatacttttcaaccacaaacgctcatcttgcactagctctccGATTGCGTAATCAtaatgggaagttcggatcattttaccgactcggacctttgagtcccgttcagcaaaatgaacaaatctttttttcaaagTGATTTCGttaatttcgttcattttagcaaaatataataaaaatgttacgtgttacttccctcactcatctactgcttacacaaacgttgatcacactacgaacaagacaaaactataatgctataagaaacagaaaagattaattcaggtttgagtcgtttgttcgTCACGTGACAGGCCCATAAGAtgaaccaatgcagtgtgagccagaaaaagaattgattagtttgTCTCAAGTCTttgggttcgagtcgttcgttcatcacgtgacagccccataagatgaacgaacgactcggaAAACccaagtactgctcactgcagagccgaatggcctccagctccccctctctggatgtccagctccacctctgtgtgaactaatgggtggagttatgtttaggatagggtaaggggtagggttagggtgtggttaggtgtctatctccacTCATTACCTCCAGTGAGGGGGAGCTAGacctccagctcctcccatttggctctgcagtgagcaccCTCTCgaaagacttgaaacaggtgaactaattccagtacagaacctaataggatgctGCGCgtgcgcgactgaacaaatcactccccgagacgactcattcgtcccaagtcacattaaagattcgttcaaaatgaacgaatcgttcaagaacgacccatcacaattaatatggataaaagcatcgctattgctgtaactgaataaaaacaagatataacgctcaacgttttgaatgatgaaatgtaaggacaataaacactagtctgcaataatatatggtttatctatgttcttcaagccatctcgtgtattttcgtaataattaagtatatatgtaagccattgctaatcgacataacattacatagaatatgagtacagaatatattgtctgcctcattctgagATAcgaagccacatcagatcacataaggaagttattttaaacactcgactgatgttgtgaattaaaaacaagttgtaatgtttttttataacttttgtttttataactctttttcaaatataagcaggGACGCGTTTCCTCatcagcacgtgaaatcacgggcacacagcaaattccgagagaaataaaacaacttattttaaactgcagtttggaccttcaacctgttgatccccattgaagtccactctTTGGTGAAAGATCCTGGAATATTTGcctcaaaaacattcatttcttttcgactgaagaaagaaagacatgaacatcttggatgacatcaGGCTTAGTAAATTCAtttagaagtgaactaatccttaagtttcacaacattataatgATCAGTATGAAGAATTAATATTCTTGTTAAGACTtgctaaattatttaaatacaaacgcgaaaaaacgcaattcataagcacgtattgaaccgtggatgtcgtaccgaacggtattgtgacatccctagttgTTTTACCGGCgtttgactgtttttgcacgtttgctttgtaaacactgggtcggtacttctgcctacgtcacgtgtgacctttccaacgtgattaagtttgtggttaaaaagtatataagtttgtattttcttagaaaatgactcGTTGCTCGTTgaaacccttattcctcggctgggatcacgTAGAGCCATttcaaactgcaatttggaccttcaacccattggccacaattgaagtccactatatggagaaaaacacctcaaaaacctttatttcttttcaactgaagaaagaaagatatgaacatcttgacatatgggtgagtaaatgtcaTTCGGGAAGGAACAACTCctttaaacagaaaatgttcTGACAAGCCTCCATGTGTGGCAGCTTATTTCCGACTGTTGTTGTATTCCACGGAAAGTAATCTGATCTGCTActgaatgcaatgcaatacCTAATTACTTCTGTCTGATAAGACTCCAAGTGTACATCCCATGTGTTGCAAGTACGCACTGCTGCGTGACATTGTACTTACTGCCTCAAGCAAACTTTTCAGTGTTGGAGATCTTAGCATCAGTGCATCAAAAACCTCATCGGTTTCTCTCCTTACGTACAGCAggactggagaaaaaaaaaaaaaaaaaacattaagcattaatatagaaaaatGAGACGCAATCTGTTGACACACGTAAAACTTACAGCTACAGTATGCAGTAAATCATACCTCTTTTTTCCTCTCTGCTGTATTTGGCGGGTGGAGGATTATCATCCTCTGATGACCGGAATGGTCTTTTCATAGCCACCCTGCATGAAAAACATACTCAGAATTATAATGATGCCTTTCAATACTACAGTTATAATGCCTATTGcagatacattaaaaaaacactggatTGACTACTAGTCCGATGCATGCTGGACTCCAAAACATTTCGCCTTTTGAGtgaattaatacaaataagCATTCACCAGACTGATCATAAAATTAACAAAGtgtcaattaaaatgttaaaagccAATAAATGGCTGACAATAAAACACTAAACTAAAATCagtcattaaaggattagttcactccagaattaaaatttcctgataatttactcaccactaTGTCATCCaaagtgttcatgtctttctttcttcagtcgaaaagaaattaaggcttttgaggaaaacgttccaggatttttctccatatagtggacttcaatagggatCAACGGGCTGacggtccaaattgcagtttcaatgcagcttcaaagggctctacatgatcccag
The sequence above is drawn from the Labeo rohita strain BAU-BD-2019 chromosome 16, IGBB_LRoh.1.0, whole genome shotgun sequence genome and encodes:
- the tapbpl gene encoding tapasin-related protein; translated protein: MFTILVFLSLVYGLEGADVVLSCSLIEEGGGMGGMMGGAMFKRTPSTLVFKDLVGNDGLSPELVTPYNPPETPNADDLIFEMTLPSIQIPNADLLLHADCNEQEVVCEISRYVPRGAEMDSLPAHFIGSVQLEGGGISLTLVLQTLHGDTAKSDTEPLMQSKLNLPLSQSGTLLTEVVFVVFSRVPSVEAPIGGDALLDCGFRQKNSVPGQDVALEWRIQHRGNGRKILDMKARETETDVEQDLFVDRNNTSAEADLLVRDGNASLTLKRLKVTDEGTYICTVGSGEFQTQQIVQLHITQPPRVTLSEEKLTFQDTTPQKLSCHCHRYYPLDVQVEWFSQAPSEEEPVSLSKESSLSSHRQHSDGTFSLSSHLTLQPDKNPPGTVITCRVSHPALETPTDATLTVNEPEPDTAFWTIILIVAISVVFLYQAFRGAEN